From Osmerus mordax isolate fOsmMor3 chromosome 8, fOsmMor3.pri, whole genome shotgun sequence, a single genomic window includes:
- the sprtn gene encoding DNA-dependent metalloprotease SPRTN: MDEDYLLAIQLQEQFDHEASRSTVSDEGDSFGQSSKKRKVESGSSSVIPYSRPRVDPERPLSIVDDSWETLDPNPDVRSMFLEFNDTFFWGKLCGVEVKWSPRMTLCAGVCSYEGRGGLCSIRLSEPLLKLRPRRDLVQTLLHEMIHALLFVTQNNRDRDGHGPEFCRHMDRINQATGTKITVYHTFNDEVDLYRQHWWRCDGPCQNRKPFFGYVKRAMNRAPSSLDPWWGGHQSSCGGTYTKVKEPEGYGKKGKAKGEGSKEKGKTKGEGSKDGFETKPTASRKPSSTTAGSGLQDIRNIIPFSGKGFLLGGSSQSSSSSSTNKPSGPSPTQPAVFPPVSPAKPLMSPPALSANKTVGSSGLLNGSSPIRGSNTSSPAGGVPSAPPSKRPPMKKSVSNTRVFVNINGSPVRIPKPSRQVANPMNTLPKTKQQSVQDLFNSRSLQTSQSAAGPSTVSKPPEEIQTRDPTSQSGGISSRKRPWDNRTSANIFDFFQKTMGESSSSSSTTTSRDRRQGGASGAALPAPSTSTPVAQASFGASTSLTVSCPVCQVKVPEAKINEHLDSCLS; the protein is encoded by the exons ATGGACGAAGATTATTTGCTCGCCATTCAGCTGCAGGAGCAGTTTGACCACGAGGCGTCCCGATCCACAGTAAGTGATGAAGGAGACAGTTTTGGACAAAGCAGCAAAAAGCGAAAAGTTGAGTCTGGCAGCAGCAGTGTCATCCCTTATTCGCGTCCGCGTGTCGACCCCGAGAGGCCATTGTCCATCGTGGATGACTCATGGGAAACGCTGGACCCCAACCCCGATGTGAGGTCCATGTTCCTTGAGTTCAACGACACTTTTTTCTGGGGGAAACTCTGCGGTGTGGAGGTCAAATGGAGCCCTAGGATGACTCT atgtgcaggtgtgtgctcCTACGAGGGTCGAGGTGGACTGTGTTCCATACGTCTCAGCGAGCCATTACTGAAGCTTAGACCCAGACGGGATCTTGTCCAG ACACTTCTTCATGAGATGATTCACGCTCTGCTGTTCGTGACCCAGAACAATCGAGACAGGGACGGACATGGGCCAGAGTTCTGCAGGCACATGGACAGAATCAACCAGGCTACTGGGACTAAGATCACC GTGTACCACACCTTCAACGATGAGGTGGACCTGTACCGCCAGCACTGGTGGCGCTGCGACGGCCCCTGCCAGAACCGCAAGCCTTTCTTCGGCTACGTGAAGCGGGCCATGAACCGGGCCCCTTCGTCCCTGGACCCCTGGTGGGGGGGCCACCAGAGCAGCTGCGGGGGCACGTACACCAAGGTGAAAGAGCCGGAGGGCTACGGGAAGAAGGGGAAGGCCAAGGGAGAGGGCAGCAAGGAGAAGGGGAAGACCAAGGGAGAGGGCAGCAAGGATGGCTTCGAAACCAAGCCCACAGCCAGCAGGAAGCCCTCCAGCACAACAGCAG GTTCCGGTTTACAGGACATCAGGAATATCATCCCCTTCAGCGGCAAAGGTTTCTTGCTGGGTGGAAGCTCTCAATCGTCATCCTCATCGTCCACCAACAAACCCTCTGggcccagccccacacagccagCAGTTTTCCCCCCAGTCTCCCCAGCCAAGCCCTTGATGTCCCCCCCAGCCCTGTCAGCCAATAAAACAGTGGGCTCATCTGGATTGCTTAATGGAAGTAGCCCCATTAGGGGTAGTAACACAAGCTCACCAGCAGGTGGAGTCCCCAGTGCCCCTCCAAGCAAGCGACCGCCTATGAAGAAGTCAGTCAGCAACACCAGGGTCTTTGTCAACATCAACGGCTCCCCAGTCAGGATTCCCAAACCCAGCCGACAGGTTGCCAATCCAATGAACACGTTACCAAAGACCAAACAGCAGTCTGTACAGGACCTATTCAACTCCAGAAGCCTTCAGACATCTCAGAGTGCAGCTGGTCCCTCCACTGTGTCAAAACCTCCTGAGGAGATTCAGACCAGAGACCCTACCAGCCAATCCGGGGGCATCAGTTCCAGGAAGAGACCTTGGGACAACCGGACCTCCGCCAACATCTTCGACTTCTTCCAGAAGACCATGGGAGAgtcttcatcctcatcatctaccaccacctccagggacaggagacagggaggagcctCAGGGgcagccctcccagccccctccacctccacccccgttGCCCAGGCCAGTTTTGGGGCTTCCACCAGCCTGACAGTGAGCTGCCCAGTGTGCCAAGTCAAGGTGCCGGAGGCCAAAATCAATGAACATCTAGACTCCTGTCTGTCCTGA
- the exoc8 gene encoding exocyst complex component 8, with the protein MTDTAGRLRKQLESANFDPQNYVKQLSQQSDGDRDLQEHRQKIQTLADETAQNLKKNVYKNYRQFIETAKEISYLESEMYQLSHILTEQKSIMESITQALLSTDKDETSKEMLAAFPKETEEVKQRTLTTLLERVEGCKNIMETPGRYLVYNGDLVEYDVDSMSSIQKVHAFLMNDCLLIATWLATRRGTEKYKYNALYDLESFAIVNVKDHPPMKDMFKILMFPESRIFQAENSKVKKEWLEILDETKKNKATKDKHKKEEEVPHSPVRPEPSSVSTNPFDDEEPVDAEEAVDLSLEWIQDLPEDLDVCIAQRDFEGAVDLLDKLNEYLKDQPASPRVKELRGKVDERVRQLTEVLVFELSPDRSLRGGPKATRRAVSQLIRLGQSTKACELFLKNRAAAVQTAIRQLRIEGATLLYIHKLCNIFFTSLLETAKEFETDFAGNTGCYSAFVVWSRSAVRMFVDAFSKQVFDSKESLSTAAECVKVAKEHCRQLSDIGLDLTFTLQSLLVKDVKAALQSYKEVIMEATKHRNSEEMWRKMNLMTPEALAKLKEEMRTCGIAGFDQYTGDNCWVNLSYTVVAFTKQMMGFLEEGLKLYFPELHMVLLESLREIILVAVQHVDYSLRCEQEPEKKAFILQNASFLHETVLVVVERRFEEGVGKPAKQLQDLRKSMRPVRVNPESTMSMV; encoded by the exons ATGACCGACACAGCTGGTAGGCTGCGCAAGCAGCTAGAATCAGCTAATTTCGACCCTCAAAACTACGTCAAACAGCTGTCACAACAATCCGATGGAGACCGAGATTTGCAGGAGCACCGTCAGAAAATACAAACCCTTGCTGACGAAACGGCCCAAAACCTGAAGAAAAACGTCTACAAGAATTACAGACAGTTCATTGAGACTGCTAAAGAGATCTCGTATTTGGAAAGTGAGATGTACCAGCTGAGCCACATTCTAACCGAGCAGAAGAGCATCATGGAGAGCATAACGCAGGCCCTGCTTTCTACCGACAAGGACGAGACGTCCAAAGAGATGCTGGCCGCCTTCCCTAAGGAAACGGAGGAGGTGAAACAGAGGACGCTTACCACTCTGCTGGAGAGAGTAGAGGGCTGCAAAAATATAATGGAAACACCCGGGAGATACCTGGTGTACAACGGTGACTTGGTCGAATATGATGTGGACAGCATGTCCTCCATTCAGAAAGTGCATGCCTTCCTGATGAATGACTGCCTCCTCATCGCCACATGGCTAGCGACCCGCCGAGGCACCGAGAAATATAAATACAACGCACTTTATGACCTGGAGAGCTTCGCTATCGTCAACGTGAAGGACCACCCTCCAATGAAGGACATGTTCAAGATCCTCATGTTCCCCGAGAGCCGCATTTTCCAGGCGGAGAACAGCAAAGTGAAGAAGGAGTGGCTGGAAATCCTGGACGAGACCAAGAAGAACAAAGCGACCAAAGACAAgcacaagaaggaggaggaggtccctCACTCTCCAGTCAGGCCGGAGCCATCCTCGGTCTCCACCAACCCCTTCGACGACGAGGAGCCAGTCGACGCTGAGGAGGCCGTGGACCTGAGCTTGGAGTGGATCCAGGATCTCCCCGAAGACCTGGATGTTTGCATCGCTCAACGGGACTTCGAGGGCGCTGTGGACCTCCTGGACAAGCTCAACGAGTACCTGAAAGACCAGCCCGCCAGCCCCAGGGTGAAGGAGCTGAGGGGGAAGGTGGACGAGCGCGTTCGCCAGCTCACGGAAGTGCTCGTGTTCGAGCTCTCCCCGGACCGGTCCCTCCGAGGCGGGCCCAAGGCCACACGGAGGGCCGTGTCCCAGCTCATCCGCCTGGGCCAGTCCACCAAAGCCTGCGAGCTGTTCCTGAAGAACCGCGCAGCCGCCGTGCAGACGGCCATCCGCCAGCTCCGCATCGAAGGCGCCACGCTGCTCTACATCCACAAGCTGTGCAACATCTTCTTCACCAGCCTGCTGGAGACGGCCAAGGAGTTCGAGACGGACTTCGCCGGGAACACGGGCTGCTACTCGGCCTTCGTGGTGTGGTCGCGCTCGGCCGTGCGGATGTTCGTGGACGCCTTCAGCAAGCAGGTGTTCGACAGcaaggagagcctgtccacGGCGGCCGAGTGCGTGAAGGTGGCCAAGGAGCACTGCAGGCAGCTGAGCGACATCGGCCTGGACCTGACGTTCACGCTGCAGTCGCTGCTGGTGAAGGACGTGAAGGCGGCGCTGCAGAGCTACAAAGAGGTCATCATGGAGGCCACCAAGCACCGCAACTCCGAGGAGATGTGGAGGAAGATGAACCTGATGACGCCCGAGGCCCTGGCCAAGCTCAAG gaggagaTGCGCACCTGCGGCATCGCCGGCTTCGACCAGTACACCGGCGACAACTGCTGGGTGAACCTGAGCTACACCGTGGTGGCCTTCACCAAGCAGATGATGGGCTTCCTGGAGGAAGGCCTCAAGCTCTACTTCCCCGAGCTGCACATGGTGCTGCTGGAGAGCCTGAGGGAAATAATCCTGGTGGCCGTGCAGCACGTGGACTACAGCCTGCGCTGCGAGCAGGAGCCCGAGAAGAAGGCCTTCATCCTGCAGAACGCCTCCTTCCTCCACGAGacggtgctggtggtggtggagaggaggttcGAGGAGGGCGTGGGCAAGCCGGCCAAGCAGCTGCAGGACCTGAGGAAGAGCATGAGGCCGGTGAGGGTGAACCCGGAGAGCACCATGTCCATGGTGTAA
- the ttc13 gene encoding tetratricopeptide repeat protein 13, whose translation MKHNMAPACRGVVVVALSLLYFSRAIFSTEHLSTLTFFNSDLHKHGCSSPELEEYAADCESSILQLEDPDCEEGSSPPCQSVFSLNAEKILSQARLFIEQKRFPFPVDNLNTNEELAIGYVLIGNGLYDEAIKHFSLLLQGDPELVSAIYGRGIAYGKKSLQDIKNADLALYELSRVIALEPSRPEVYEQRAEILSPLGRITEALSDLSKAIQLQPSARLYRHRGTLLFISEDYVSAMEDFQRSLDLKKNQPIAMLYKGLTFFHRGMLKEAIETFKEALKLKADFIDAYKSLGQAYRELGDFEAAMDSFQRALLLNQNHIQSLQLRGMMLYHHGSLQEAIGNFKRCLQLEPYNEVCQYMKGLSHVAMGQFYEGIKAQTKVMLNDPLLGQKASSEYLKVKYLREYSRYLHSHLDISVAEYNVDQDLPGNFKNHWAKNLPFLIEDYEEQPGLQPHIKDVLPQNFESYSSEVQKLICTADHLGGLMQYNTPGFLPNRRIHRAMGLATLEVMQAMQRTWSNAKVRVNGKTRQMQWRDMFDIAVKWRRIADPDQPVLWLDQMPARSLSRGFNNHINLIRGQIINIRYLAYFDDILNFIKDRILVYHGAYNPRGLLEVRQALESVSKVEDLLPIMKQFNSKTRDGFTVNSKVPSVKDPGKEYDGFTITITGDRVGNMLFSVETQTTEERTQQYQSEIENLYKDLTAKGKALMLSTELGDADAVCNLILSLVYYFCNLMPLSRGSSVVAYSVVMGALMASGKEVIGRIPRGKLVDFEAMTTPSADSFSKTAKNWMNLKSLPGWYQNLPSVAETFPTSRTMIEVLNTDPTSHCPKKS comes from the exons atgaaacacaacATGGCACCTGCCTGCCGAGGTGTTGTTGTGGTAGCCCTTTCACTTCTCTACTTCAGTCGAGCCATCTTTTCCACTGAGCACTTATCTACTCTCACTTTCTTCAACAGCGATCTGCACAAACATGGTTGTAGCTCGCCAGAGTTGGAAGAGTACGCGGCGGACTGCG AGTCATCGATTCTGCAGTTGGAGGACCCGGACTGTGAGGAAGGAAGCAGTCCGCCCTGCCAGTCGGTCTTCTCTCTCAACGCTGAGAAGATCCTG AGCCAAGCAAGGCTGTTCATAGAGCAGAAAAGGTTCCCTTTCCCTGTCGACAACCTCAACACAAACGAGGAGCTTG cAATAGGATACGTTCTCATAGGCAACGGCCTCTACGACGAAGCCATCAAACACTTCTCTTTGCTACTGCAG GGGGATCCAGAGCTGGTCAGTGCCATCTACGGACGAGGAATAGCGTACGGGAAAAAGAGTCTGCAG GACATAAAGAATGCTGACTTGGCGCTGTACGAGCTGAGCCGAGTCATTGCCCTGGAGCCCAGCAGGCCTGAGGTGTATGAGCAGAGGGCAGAG attCTTTCACCGCTGGGCCGTATCACTGAGGCCTTAAGTGACCTGTCTAAAGCCATCCAGCTGCAGCCTTCAGCACGCCTCTACAGACATAGAGGAACCCTGCTCTTCATTTCTGAG GACTATGTATCTGCAATGGAGGACTTCCAGCGCTCTCTGGACCTGAAGAAGAACCAGCCCATCGCTATGCTCTACAAAGGCCTTACCTTCTTCCACAGAGGCATGCTCAAG GAAGCCATAGAGACCTTTAAGGAGGCCCTGAAATTGAAAGCAGACTTCATAGATGCGTATAAAAGCCTGGGGCAAGCCTACAG ggagTTGGGGGACTTTGAGGCGGCCATGGACAGCTTCCAGCGAGCCTTGCTGCTCAACCAGAACCACATCCAGTCCCTTCAGCTCCGAGGCATGATGCTCTACCACCACGGCAGCCTGCAAGAGGCCATCGGAAACTTTaag cgGTGTCTGCAGTTGGAGCCCTACAACGAGGTTTGCCAGTACATGAAGGGGCTGAGCCACGTGGCCATGGGCCAGTTCTACGAGGGCATCAAGGCCCAGACCAAGGTCATGCTCAACGACCCCCTGCTGGGGCAGAAGGCCAGCTCTGAGTACCTGAAAGTCAAATACCTCAGAG agtACTCCCGATACCTCCACTCTCACCTGGACATCTCCGTGGCCGAGTACAACGTGGACCAGGACCTACCAGGAAACTTCAAGAACCACTGGGCAAAGAACCTGCCCTTCCTCATCGAGGACTACGAGGAGCAGCCGGGCCTGCAGCCGCACATcaa AGACGTGCTGCCGCAGAACTTCGAGAGCTACAGCAGCGAGGTCCAGAAGCTCATCTGCACGGCCGATCACCTGGGGGGCCTGATGCAGTACAACACCCCGGGCTTCCTGCCCAACAGGCGCATCCACCGAG cCATGGGCCTGGCCACCCTGGAGGTGATGCAGGCGATGCAGCGCACCTGGAGTAACGCCAAGGTCCGGGTCAACGGCAAGACCAGGCAGATGCAATGGAGAGACATGTTCGACATAGCCGTCAAATGGAGGAG GATCGCGGATCCAGACCAGCCAGTTCTGTGGTTGGATCAGATGCCCGCCAGGAGTCTAAGTCGTGGCTTCAACAACCACATCAATCTCATCAG GGGGCAGATTATCAACATCCGCTATCTGGCTTACTTCGATGACATCCTCAACTTCATCAAAGACAGAATACTGGTCTATCACGG GGCCTACAACCCCAGGGGGCTGCTGGAGGTTAGACAGGCTCTGGAGAGTGTCAGCAAGGTGGAGGACCTGCTGCCTATCATGAAG cAGTTCAACAGTAAAACCAGAGATGGCTTCACAGTCAACTCCAAGGTGCCCAGTGTGAAGGATCCTGGGAAGGAGTATGATGGCTTTACCATCACCATCACAGGAGACAG AGTGGGGAACATGCTGTTCTCAGTGGAGACCCAGACCACCGAGGAGAGGACCCAGCAGTACCAGTCTGAGATCGAGAACCTCTACAAGGACCTCACAGCCAAGGGCAAGGCCCTCATGCTCTCCACAGAACTGGGG GATGCTGATGCAGTGTGTAATCTCATCCTATCTCTGGTCTACTACTTCTGTAACCTCATGCCCCTATCTAGAGGCTCCAG CGTGGTGGCCTACTCTGTGGTCATGGGAGCTCTGATGGCCAGTGGGAAGGAGGTGATAGGGAGGATCCCCAGAGGAAAG CTGGTGGATTTCGAAGCCATGACGACGCCCAGTGCAGACAGCTTTAGTAAAACAGCCAAAAACTGGATGAATTTAAAAAG TTTACCGGGCTGGTACCAGA
- the arv1 gene encoding protein ARV1, whose product MAKAVFRCVECNKDAVELHRDYSNGILKITICESCKKPVDKYIEYDPVIILIDAILCKTQAFRHILFNTTLNIHWKLCVFCLLCEAYLRWSQLHVSEPGSSDPSDIIRYTKEWNFYAMFGLATLELCVFCAGVLCLLWLSGRLRCRSAEMACLLRALMLSSYGKVLLVPAVIWEHDHSPLCFTLIKLFVLTSNSQAIRVILNCSRRLSLLAVCVGLLCETGLARAFQKIPWSLQDILADF is encoded by the exons ATGGCTAAAGCTGTCTTTCGGTGTGTGGAATGTAACAAGGACGCGGTCGAGCTTCACAGAGATTACAGTAATGGGATTTTGAAGATAACCATATGC GAGTCTTGCAAGAAGCCCGTGGACAAGTACATTGAATATGACCCAGTCATAATCCTGATAGATGCCATTCTATGCAAAACCCAAGCTTTTAGGCACATTCTGTTCAACACTACCCTGAAC atccactggaagttgtgtgtgttctgcctgcTATGCGAGGCCTACTTGAGGTGGTCTCAGCTGCACGTATCTGAGCCCGGTAGCAGCGacccctctgacatcatcagatACACCAAGGAGTGGAACTTCTACGCCATGTTCGGCCTGGCCACTCTTG agctgtgtgtgttctgcgcgGGGGTGCTGTGCTTGCTGTGGTTGTCGGGGAGGCTGCGTTGCCGCAGCGCCGAGATGGCTTGTCTGCTCCGGGCCCTGATGCTGTCCTCCTACGGCAAGGTCCTGCTCGTCCCCGCCGTCATCTGGGAGCACGACCATTCCCCGCTCTGCTTCACCCTCATCAAGCTGTTCGTCCTCACCTCCAACTCCCAGGCCATCAGGG TAATCCTAAACTGTAGCAGGAGGCTGTCCCTACTGgcggtgtgtgtgggcctgctgTGTGAGACCGGCTTGGCCCGGGCTTTCCAGAAGATTCCCTGGAGCCTTCAGGACATTCTGGCTGACTTCTGA
- the fam89a gene encoding sprT-like domain-containing protein Spartan → MNGKSANGTAGGTLACIEGLPPLPKSLSGLLNSSGGSWRDMERMYAKKTMIQDDLSRGRNNADNLLANKPANLDAALALLRKEMVGLRQQDMSLLCQLWSLHESIQEYKGSCHDLSAGAGGLDNGYFDEEDEYYQEASGTTPTEALPPGEGPETEGLSPKNGTSKDSWLQDSFHVTI, encoded by the exons ATGAACGGGAAATCTGCGAACGGTACTGCGGGCGGAACACTGGCCTGTATCGAGGGGCTACCCCCACTGCCGAAGAGCCTGAGCGGTCTGCTTAACTCAAGCGGCGGGTCttggagagacatggagaggatgTACGCGAAGAAGACCATGATCCAAGACGACCTGAGCCGAGGGCGAAATAACGCAGATAATTTGCTGGCAAACAAACCGGCCAACCTCGATGCGGCTTTGGCTCTCCTACGGAAAGAAATG GTGGGTTTGCGGCAGCAGGACATGTCGTTGCTGTGCCAGCTTTGGTCCCTGCACGAGTCCATCCAGGAATACAAAGGCAGCTGTCATGACCTGAGTGCCGGCGCCGGTGGCCTGGATAACGGCTACTtcgacgaggaggacgagtaCTACCAGGAGGCCTCTGGGACCACCCCTACGGAGGCCCTGCCCCCGGGGGAGGGCCCCGAGACGGAGGGTTTGAGTCCCAAGAACGGGACCAGCAAGGACAGCTGGTTGCAGGACTCCTTCCATGTGACTatttga